One window of Desulfonatronovibrio magnus genomic DNA carries:
- a CDS encoding lmo0937 family membrane protein — protein MLWTIFVILLVLWLLGLMSGYTLGGVLHILLVIAIIVIVVQVLQGRRIT, from the coding sequence ATGCTGTGGACAATCTTTGTCATACTTTTGGTTTTGTGGTTGCTGGGATTGATGAGCGGGTACACCCTGGGTGGTGTACTGCATATTCTTCTGGTCATCGCCATCATTGTTATCGTGGTTCAGGTTCTTCAGGGACGAAGGATCACCTGA
- a CDS encoding BON domain-containing protein, whose translation MKSSMYRLAVAFAMLSLVLLNSISFASVTDDRIVSSAKDSYVFKTFLKDGDVQIQSKDGVVTLSGTVAEESHKQLAQETAANLPGVESVNNELELKGERPAEMSDTWITLKVKSTLLFHRSVSAMTEVSTKDGIVTLKGEADNQAQIDLTTEYAKDVEGVKKVKNEMTVAKAAKEPVKKTVSEKIDDASITALVKAALLYHRSTSGMNTKVETSDGVVTLSGEAENAAEKELAARYASDVKGVKNVVNNMTVQ comes from the coding sequence GTGAAAAGTTCAATGTATCGCTTGGCTGTGGCATTTGCCATGCTCTCACTCGTGTTATTGAACAGCATCAGTTTCGCGTCCGTAACGGACGACCGCATCGTCTCATCCGCAAAAGATTCTTACGTGTTCAAGACATTCCTCAAGGACGGAGATGTTCAAATCCAGTCCAAGGATGGTGTTGTGACGTTATCGGGAACGGTCGCCGAAGAATCCCACAAACAACTGGCTCAGGAGACCGCGGCGAATCTGCCCGGAGTGGAGAGTGTGAACAACGAACTGGAATTAAAAGGTGAACGCCCCGCTGAGATGTCGGATACGTGGATCACCCTGAAAGTGAAATCAACGCTCCTGTTCCATCGCAGCGTAAGCGCCATGACGGAAGTGAGCACCAAGGACGGAATAGTGACCCTGAAAGGTGAAGCTGACAACCAGGCCCAAATTGATCTGACTACGGAATACGCCAAGGATGTTGAGGGAGTTAAAAAAGTCAAGAATGAGATGACAGTTGCAAAGGCTGCCAAAGAACCGGTCAAAAAAACCGTAAGTGAAAAGATTGACGACGCCTCCATCACCGCCCTGGTCAAAGCAGCGTTGCTGTATCATCGCTCGACCAGCGGCATGAACACCAAGGTCGAGACCAGTGACGGAGTGGTCACGCTAAGCGGTGAGGCTGAAAACGCGGCGGAAAAGGAATTGGCCGCAAGATACGCCAGTGATGTAAAGGGCGTAAAGAATGTGGTCAACAACATGACCGTCCAGTAA
- a CDS encoding BON domain-containing protein produces MRKMYIFFGYVIIIMLIASFAGCGSSSKQSSTGEYIDDTVITTKVKSLLAADDFLKSFQISVETYKGTVQLSGFVNSHQAVNRAVEITRDVKGVTAVKNDLIVK; encoded by the coding sequence ATGAGAAAAATGTATATTTTTTTCGGCTACGTAATAATTATTATGCTCATTGCATCCTTTGCGGGATGCGGATCATCATCCAAACAGTCGAGCACCGGTGAATACATAGATGATACGGTCATTACCACCAAGGTCAAATCCCTGCTTGCGGCTGATGATTTTCTCAAGTCTTTTCAGATCAGCGTTGAAACCTATAAAGGTACGGTCCAACTGAGCGGATTTGTTAATTCGCATCAGGCCGTGAACAGGGCTGTTGAAATCACCAGAGACGTCAAAGGGGTCACGGCTGTTAAAAACGATCTCATAGTGAAGTAG
- a CDS encoding DUF3096 domain-containing protein has translation MGISIAPEPLAALIAGILILVFPRLLNYIVAVYLIIFGILGLIR, from the coding sequence ATGGGAATAAGTATAGCGCCTGAGCCGTTAGCTGCTCTAATCGCGGGAATTCTGATCCTCGTTTTCCCGAGACTGTTGAACTACATCGTCGCGGTCTACCTGATCATATTCGGCATTCTCGGACTGATTAGATGA
- a CDS encoding OmpA family protein codes for MKKFLLTGCFTLCLLLGFGSLSAADAQQVLEPKAENFVYHVDNSGSMGFQYEALGKKKSVAARDLLVTINNEVPELDADFGVYTYAPYKEFQPVSGFNRQGLEDAFNTIPVDFEIFGRRTPMGTGFESLDVPVSRLQDRTALIVVTDGESNLGPDPKGVMQDMYNRYGDRICFHFISFAQSEAEKTAVDEWAGLNPCSAVAGAADLAGDNVRADFIQKVFFDTREVVIAPAPEPRPEPRPEPRPVPVEEVIVFNNINFDFDRTEIKSEFRENLREAARIIVRTDQTVIVAGHTDYTGPAQYNMELSERRAQSVADFLIQEGVSKDRIKIKGYGLTNPKFNNNTREGRALNRRVELNLN; via the coding sequence ATGAAAAAATTTTTGTTGACAGGTTGTTTTACTCTGTGCCTGTTGCTCGGTTTCGGCAGCTTGAGTGCGGCCGATGCTCAGCAGGTACTGGAACCAAAGGCTGAAAATTTTGTTTATCATGTTGATAATTCAGGATCCATGGGTTTTCAGTATGAAGCCCTGGGCAAGAAAAAAAGTGTGGCCGCCAGGGATCTGCTTGTAACCATAAACAATGAAGTACCTGAACTTGATGCCGATTTCGGGGTCTATACCTATGCGCCATATAAAGAGTTCCAGCCGGTGTCCGGTTTTAACCGCCAGGGTTTGGAAGATGCTTTTAACACCATCCCGGTTGATTTTGAAATTTTCGGACGCCGGACTCCCATGGGTACCGGGTTTGAGAGTCTGGATGTTCCAGTTTCCCGTCTTCAGGACAGGACAGCCCTAATTGTGGTGACCGATGGGGAATCAAACCTCGGACCAGATCCCAAAGGCGTCATGCAGGACATGTATAACAGATATGGTGATCGGATCTGTTTTCATTTCATCAGTTTTGCTCAGTCTGAGGCAGAAAAGACGGCCGTGGATGAGTGGGCCGGGCTGAACCCGTGTTCGGCGGTTGCTGGTGCTGCTGACCTGGCCGGAGACAATGTCAGGGCCGATTTCATACAAAAAGTCTTTTTTGACACAAGGGAAGTCGTCATTGCTCCTGCGCCTGAGCCCAGACCTGAACCCAGACCTGAACCCAGACCTGTGCCTGTGGAAGAAGTGATTGTATTCAATAATATCAACTTCGACTTTGACCGGACCGAAATAAAATCCGAGTTCAGGGAAAACCTCAGGGAAGCCGCCAGGATTATAGTCAGAACTGACCAAACAGTTATTGTAGCAGGACATACAGACTATACAGGCCCAGCCCAGTATAACATGGAACTGTCCGAGAGAAGGGCTCAGTCAGTGGCTGACTTCCTGATCCAGGAAGGAGTAAGCAAAGATCGGATTAAAATAAAGGGGTATGGCCTGACTAATCCCAAGTTTAACAATAATACCAGAGAAGGCCGCGCTCTGAACCGCAGGGTTGAGCTCAACCTTAATTAA
- a CDS encoding B12-binding domain-containing radical SAM protein: MTPVKTNTPNILLIYPEIPDTFWSFKHALKFVGKKVSLPPLGLVTIAAMLPKNWSLRLVDMNIRGLSMEDLDWADYAFISAMTVQRESSRKVINRCVEAGLKVVAGGPLFTVEHEHFPEVDYFVLNEAELTLPEFLKDLDQGRPKRIYSSDKYADMGQTPIPRWDLLELKQYATMSVQYSRGCPFNCDFCNITALLGRIPRSKSAPQMIAELDSLYAQGWRGGIFFVDDNLIGNKRRLKTELLPALIRWREDKKGVPFGTEASINLADDEELLTMMVAAGFDNVFIGIETPNEASLAECGKGQNIHRDLIRDVKRIQRFGIQVQGGFIIGFDNDDSGIFSSLVEFIQESGIATAMVGLLQAPPGTRLYSRLKQSGRLQECFSGNNVDGTTNIIPVMNLESLQKGYRELLKNIYSPAAYYQRVMTFLREYNFPSNKNPMHIRSTSESMLALIRSIIRLGILGKERFHYWKLFFWTLFRRPRALPLAVTLAIYGYHFRKVCELRVL; the protein is encoded by the coding sequence ATGACTCCTGTTAAAACAAATACCCCAAATATCCTGCTCATCTATCCGGAGATTCCGGACACTTTTTGGAGCTTCAAGCATGCCCTGAAATTTGTGGGCAAGAAGGTCTCCCTGCCTCCTCTTGGGCTGGTGACTATAGCAGCCATGCTTCCCAAAAACTGGAGTCTGCGTCTGGTGGACATGAACATCAGGGGGTTATCCATGGAAGATCTGGACTGGGCGGATTACGCGTTCATAAGCGCCATGACCGTGCAGCGCGAATCATCCAGAAAGGTAATTAACAGGTGCGTGGAAGCGGGCCTGAAAGTGGTTGCCGGGGGACCTCTGTTCACGGTTGAGCATGAACACTTTCCTGAAGTGGATTATTTTGTGCTCAACGAGGCCGAGCTGACCCTGCCCGAATTCTTGAAGGACCTGGATCAGGGGCGGCCAAAACGCATTTATTCCTCGGATAAGTATGCTGACATGGGGCAGACGCCCATTCCCCGCTGGGACCTGCTGGAACTGAAGCAGTACGCCACCATGAGCGTTCAGTATTCCCGGGGCTGCCCCTTTAATTGCGACTTCTGCAATATCACGGCACTTTTGGGACGCATTCCGAGAAGTAAAAGCGCGCCTCAGATGATCGCCGAGCTGGACAGTCTTTATGCCCAGGGGTGGCGGGGCGGAATCTTTTTCGTGGATGACAATCTCATCGGAAACAAACGTCGGCTCAAGACCGAGCTTTTGCCTGCCCTGATCCGCTGGAGGGAAGATAAAAAAGGCGTGCCCTTTGGCACCGAGGCTTCCATCAACCTGGCTGACGACGAAGAACTGCTGACCATGATGGTTGCAGCAGGTTTTGACAACGTGTTCATCGGCATTGAAACCCCCAACGAGGCCAGTCTTGCCGAATGCGGCAAGGGACAGAACATCCATCGCGATCTGATCCGGGACGTGAAGCGCATCCAGCGCTTTGGAATCCAGGTCCAGGGCGGATTTATTATCGGCTTTGACAATGATGACAGTGGAATATTCTCCAGTCTTGTGGAGTTCATACAGGAAAGCGGTATAGCTACAGCCATGGTCGGTCTGCTCCAGGCCCCTCCAGGCACCAGGCTCTACAGCAGGCTCAAGCAGTCCGGCCGGCTGCAGGAGTGCTTTTCAGGAAACAATGTGGATGGGACCACCAATATCATTCCGGTCATGAATCTGGAGTCACTGCAAAAAGGATACAGGGAACTGTTGAAGAACATTTATTCGCCTGCAGCATATTATCAGCGGGTCATGACCTTTCTTCGGGAGTATAATTTTCCAAGCAACAAAAACCCGATGCATATCCGGAGCACCTCGGAAAGCATGCTGGCCCTGATTCGGTCAATTATCCGCCTGGGCATCCTGGGCAAAGAACGCTTCCACTACTGGAAGCTCTTCTTCTGGACCCTGTTCCGGCGTCCCAGGGCCCTGCCCCTGGCAGTCACCCTGGCCATCTACGGGTACCATTTTAGGAAGGTATGTGAATTGAGGGTGTTGTAG
- a CDS encoding CsbD family protein, which translates to MKSSTRDEAEGKMHQAKGKVKEVIGKAVNNPDLEAEGKVENLGGKAQEKVGDVKRSFNK; encoded by the coding sequence ATGAAATCAAGTACAAGGGATGAGGCCGAAGGCAAGATGCACCAAGCCAAAGGCAAGGTCAAGGAAGTCATCGGGAAAGCAGTTAATAATCCCGACCTTGAAGCAGAGGGAAAAGTCGAGAATCTCGGCGGCAAGGCTCAGGAAAAGGTCGGCGACGTGAAAAGGTCTTTTAATAAATAA